CTAGTAACACACTCTTTAAAATACTCCTAACATACTCTCTACCATTGGTTGAACTTTGTTGGAAATCACAAAATTGTGTGGATTCACTCCTTAATCAATGAACCCTActaatcattttataattttcaataaattttaaccaataaaaaatagtgttaGATGGAGTGTGTTGCTAGCATAGGTAGCTCATTAGCTCATTCTAACTAATGGTTACAGGAAAAAGCGGTAGAAAATTACCTGCTCTACCAATGAAGTTTTGATGTACCAAGGTGCCACTGCATTACTCCTTATATTGTCTTTTTCCCACTCACAAGCTAGATTTCTTGTAAGTTGATTAATTGCCCCAATAAACcagaaaacaaacaaatgtCCAAAATTCCATAAACCCATCAACATCACAGCATTAAGCAGTTAAATTACTCTTCATTGCTCCTTGAACAGACATTGACTTGAGTGAGAAAAAACCAGAAACAGACGAGATAAACACAACATTTCCCATTCCCGATGCTTTCAAAAGTGGATATGCAAGTTGGCATAAATGAAAGACGGATCCCAAATTGGTATCAATAAGAGTGGAAAACTCTGCACTTGTGAAATCTGTCACCGGTTTCCGAATGTTTGTCCCTACATTGTTTATCTATAATCTCAAATTAATCAGGTTAATACATATATGTCTACATAAAGAGGGCTTACTAATCCAAAGTGAACCTCAAAGCAATCCAGAACAAAGAAAAATGCATATTTCGACCCTTgataacaaagaaaatgaaCACATTGCAGGTGGTATGATAACAGATCAACTACGAATAATGCGATAGGCTTAACAACCATCgctagaataaattttgatatcatCTTATAATTTGAACTTGACCTAAAAGTTAGCTCATAAGTCATAAGATGAAGATTATTCTCTACTCATATACACTATTTTAGTCATATATCTCCAACAACAACTTACAAGGATGTTGAGTTTTCCGTGGAAGAGAGAGGAAACTGATTCCATGAGTGCCTCCCTCTGGTGTGGAACTGAGACATCACAAACTGAGCCAGTGACATCAAAACCGGAATCATTCCATTTCTTAAGGCACTTAGTGAGATCATGTTCATTCCTGGCACAGGTATGCACTCTGGCTCCAAACCCCGTCAATTCCTCCACAATGGCGtgtctttacaaaaaaaaaaaaaaaatcaatcacaaGATAAATTAGGATGAGAGGTGAAAAGGGTCAGAAGTAGAAGGAATCATGGGCGTGAAAgttgaatagttttttttaccctATTCCGCGAGTGCCACCAGTGACGAGAGCTGTCATGCCCTGAAGAGTCCACCTGTGCTGTGTTGTGGACTGGTGGCTCCTAATGCGATGGGActgtgatttttttcttctaaggtTGAAAATGAAAGATTAGAAGTTGGATTTATGAGGGAAGCCTGATGATGATTTTGGGCTAATCAATAATCACTGTCAAATCATGCGACCAGGATTCTTCTTTTTAAGGTAgtaatttgatttttcattaCATTATCTGGGTCTAGGACTAGGAGAAGTTGATTCAAAGGATTCTGTGCGTGCATTGATTGAGATTTGAGAATGCCCAGAATGAGAATGCATCATCTCGTGAGTGTGAGATTGAGGCAAAAGCCTTATCAAAATTCAAGGAGCTGCCTAAGATTttgtatttattcattttcataaCATTTACACTCTTTCTTTACCAACTTATATTTACACTTGAGAAAAGAAGACCAATTCTAGCATGGTACAGTTTTTCTGCATGGGAAAGTTATAGTAGTGGTCGACTTTAATAGTGTTGAGTTGGACGACTGAGTGGTGATGT
Above is a window of Glycine soja cultivar W05 chromosome 12, ASM419377v2, whole genome shotgun sequence DNA encoding:
- the LOC114380286 gene encoding tropinone reductase homolog At2g29260, chloroplastic-like gives rise to the protein MQIEVRSECFRNLFVQTIDFEILGRKATLGKIRKKSQSHRIRSHQSTTQHRWTLQGMTALVTGGTRGIGHAIVEELTGFGARVHTCARNEHDLTKCLKKWNDSGFDVTGSVCDVSVPHQREALMESVSSLFHGKLNILINNVGTNIRKPVTDFTSAEFSTLIDTNLGSVFHLCQLAYPLLKASGMGNVVFISSVSGFFSLKSMSVQGAMKSAINQLTRNLACEWEKDNIRSNAVAPWYIKTSLVEQVLSNKDYLEEVYSRTPLRRLGDPAEVSSLVAFLCLPASSYITGQIICIDGGVSVNGFHPTT